From the genome of Callithrix jacchus isolate 240 chromosome 7, calJac240_pri, whole genome shotgun sequence, one region includes:
- the SIKE1 gene encoding suppressor of IKBKE 1 isoform X2 — MSCTIEKILTDAKTLLERLREHDAAAESLVDQSAALHRRVASMREAGTALPDQYQEDASDMKDMSKYKPHILLSQENTQIRDLQQENRELWVSLEEHQDALELIMSKYRKQMLQLMVAKKAVDAEPVLKAHQSHSAEIESQIDRICEMGEVMRKAVQVDDDQFCKIQEKLAQLELENKELRELLSISSESLQARKENSMDTTSQAIK; from the exons ATGAGCTGCACCATCGAGAAGATCCTGACAGATGCCAAGACGCTGCTGGAGAGGCTGCGGGAGCACGATGCGGCCGCTGAGTCACTGGTGGATCAGTCGGCGGCGTTGCACCGGCGGGTAGCCTCTATGCGGGAGGCGGGGACGGCGCTTCCGGATCAG TATCAAGAGGATGCATCCGATATGAAGGACATGTCCAAATACAAACCTCACATTCTGCTGTCCCAAGAGAACACACAGATTAGAGACTTGCAGCAGGAAAACAGAG agcTCTGGGTTTCCTTGGAGGAACACCAGGATGCTTTGGAACTCATCATGAGCAAGTACCGGAAACAGATGTTACAGTTAATGGTTGCTAAAAAAGCTGTGGATGCCGAACCAGTCCTGAAAGCTCACCAGTCTCACTCTGCA GAAATTGAGAGTCAGATTGACAgaatctgtgaaatgggagaaGTGATGAGGAAAGCAGTTCAGGTGGATGATGACCAGTTTTGTAAGATTCAGGAAAAATTAGCCCAATTAGAG CTTGAAAATAAGGAACTTCGAGAATTATTGTCCATCAGCAGTGAGTCTCTTCAAGCCAGAAAGGAAAACTCAATGGACACCACTTCACAAGCCATCAAATAA
- the SIKE1 gene encoding suppressor of IKBKE 1 isoform X1: MSCTIEKILTDAKTLLERLREHDAAAESLVDQSAALHRRVASMREAGTALPDQVRQRYQEDASDMKDMSKYKPHILLSQENTQIRDLQQENRELWVSLEEHQDALELIMSKYRKQMLQLMVAKKAVDAEPVLKAHQSHSAEIESQIDRICEMGEVMRKAVQVDDDQFCKIQEKLAQLELENKELRELLSISSESLQARKENSMDTTSQAIK, from the exons ATGAGCTGCACCATCGAGAAGATCCTGACAGATGCCAAGACGCTGCTGGAGAGGCTGCGGGAGCACGATGCGGCCGCTGAGTCACTGGTGGATCAGTCGGCGGCGTTGCACCGGCGGGTAGCCTCTATGCGGGAGGCGGGGACGGCGCTTCCGGATCAGGTCAGGCAGAGG TATCAAGAGGATGCATCCGATATGAAGGACATGTCCAAATACAAACCTCACATTCTGCTGTCCCAAGAGAACACACAGATTAGAGACTTGCAGCAGGAAAACAGAG agcTCTGGGTTTCCTTGGAGGAACACCAGGATGCTTTGGAACTCATCATGAGCAAGTACCGGAAACAGATGTTACAGTTAATGGTTGCTAAAAAAGCTGTGGATGCCGAACCAGTCCTGAAAGCTCACCAGTCTCACTCTGCA GAAATTGAGAGTCAGATTGACAgaatctgtgaaatgggagaaGTGATGAGGAAAGCAGTTCAGGTGGATGATGACCAGTTTTGTAAGATTCAGGAAAAATTAGCCCAATTAGAG CTTGAAAATAAGGAACTTCGAGAATTATTGTCCATCAGCAGTGAGTCTCTTCAAGCCAGAAAGGAAAACTCAATGGACACCACTTCACAAGCCATCAAATAA